Genomic DNA from Marnyiella aurantia:
TGATTAAATTATCCATCTTTGCTTTCCCGATAAAAATTAATAACAAGAGGCCTAATTGAAGTTGAACAAATGAATGAAAATTTAGTACTGATTTGGGAGAAATGCCTCCAGTTTATGAGGGACAATCTCAACGCTGCCGAAGACTCTTCCAACCTGAAAAAGCTCGAGAATTCTTTCGATTTACTTTTCGATAAGGTTCAGCCGGTTTCACTGGTTGATAACAACCTTACTTTGATGGTTCCGAGCGATTTCTATAAGGAATATATTGAGGACAACTACCTGTCACTTCTTTCGGCCGCGCTAAAAAAGTACATCGGGAAAGGCGTGAAATTGTGGTATCAGGTAATGGAGAACAAGCCTGCAGGAAAGGAAAAACCTATTACTGTAAATGTAAAAGGAAAGTCTACACCTGCTCCAAAACCCCAGGAAACTATGCCTCAGCATTTTTCATCGGACAAAATTGTTAATCCTTTTGTGGTGCCGGGAATTCAGAAAATCAATATAGATTCTAATCTGAAGGCTGATTTCTCCTTTGACAGTTATGTGGAAGGTGAAAGTAATAAATTTGCGTCTACAGTTGCAAAATCCATTGCCAAGAGACCGGGAGCAACTGCCTTCAACCCACTTTTCCTTCACGGAGGTTACGGGGTTGGGAAAACGCACCTTGGACATGCAATAGGACTGGAAGTAAAAAATACACTACCGGACAAAGTGGTTCTTTACCTTTCGTCTGAAAAATTTATACAGCAGTTTGTTTCTGCTGCAAAAGCTCACAAACAGACTGAGTTCGCCAATTTTTATCAGATGGTGGACGTTCTGATCATTGATGATATCCAGTTCCTTTCCGGAAAGTCAGCTACTCAGGACAGTTTCTTCCACATTTTCGATTATCTGCACCAGAACGGAAAACAGATCGTCTTGACGTCTGACCGTGCGCCGGTTGATATTATGGACATCCAGGAACGTATTGTTTCCCGATTCAAATGGGGACTTGCAGCAGAAATTAAGGCACCAGATTTCGACACCAGAAGAAAAATCATTATTGATAAACTGAGCCGTGACGGGATTGAGATTGGCGACGACATGTTGGATTTCCTGGCCAATGAGGTGAAGAGCAGCGTTCGGGACCTTATTGGAGTTATAAATTCTGTAATCGCTTACTCCACGATTTACAAATCGGATCTAACGCTGGAACTGCTGAAGGAAACCATCAGCAAGATATCATCAACCAAGAAAAAAGTGATCAATATTCCTTATATTCAGGAAGTGGTTTGCGAATATTTTGGCATCGAACGTGATCAGTTGCTGTCTAAAACAAGAAAGCGTGAGATTGCGCTGCCAAGGCAATTGGCTATGTATTTTGCTAAGGAATACACCAATGCCACATTCACCAAAATCGGTGAGGAGATGGGCGGCAAAGACCATTCAACGGTTATGTATGCCTGCGATACAATTAAAGATGTGTCCAAAATTGATAAGGAGATTAAAAAATATGTAAAGGAGCTTACGGAAAAACTGAAGCATTAAGATTCCGGTTTCCTGATTATCCTATTAACCCTTTCAACTTTTAAAGTAGCTGAAAGGGTTTTTTCAAATTTAATACAGAAAGATTATGAAGATATTGGTGGTTTGCCTCGGAAATATATGCCGCAGTCCTTTGGCAGAGGGGATTCTGGCGTCTAAGTTGCCCGCTGACTTTGTGGTGGATTCCGCCGGGACCATTTCTCTGCACGAAGGCGAAAATCCGGACAAACGGGCTATAGCAATTGGTCAAAATTATGGAATTGATATATCTGCGCAGAGATCACGCCCCATAATCAAGCAGGATTTTCAGACTTACGATCATATTTACTGTATGGACAGAACAGTACTTCATGACGTAATAGAACTCACGGAAAGCGAAGAGGAGAGAGCCAGGGTTTCCCTGTTTCTGGAAGCTGCCGGTCTGGAAATCAATGATTTTGAGGTTAAAGATCCTTATTGGAGTGAAATGGAAGGTTTTGAGGAAGCGTTTGGCATTTTGGATCAGGCCTCCGAAAGAATTAGTAAGAAACTCACCCACCAAATTTAACAGCATGCTTTTTCTAATCCCTGCCTACCTTTCTGAAAACTCCCCGGTATCCTATTTTGCCCCGGCAATAAAGGAGTACATTCTGAAGACCGACTATTTTTTTGTTGAAAATGAAAAAACCGCGCGTAAGGTCATTAAATTTTTTGCCCCGGAAAAAAAGCAGGCTGATCTGAAACTCTATCTGCTGGATAAATATTCGGAGCGCTCGGATCTGAAGGATGCTCAAGACCTGATGAAAAAAGGTCAGGACTTTGTTTTGCTGTCCGAAGCCGGACTTCCCTGTATTGCCGATCCGGGTAACCTGATGGTGAAGTGGTGTCATGAGAACAAAATCCAGGTCGTACCGGTGAACGGACCTTCGTCCATTATTCTCGCCTTGATTGCAAGTGGCTTCAACGGTCAGGAATTCACCTTTCACGGTTATCTTCCCATAGACCGGAACGAGAAAAAGACAAAAATTCAGTGGCTGCAGTCCCAGGTTGAAAAGACCGGCTACTCACAGATTTTCATGGAAACTCCCTACCGAAACAATGCTCTGTTCGAGGATCTGTGCAAGTTCCTTCCCGCAAACAGCAAACTTTGCATTGCGGCTAACATTAATGATCCGGAAGCGGAGTTTATCCGTACTTTAACCGTTAAAGAATGGCAAAAAAGCAAGCCGGAACTCCATAAAATCCCGGCTGTTTTTGTTCTTGGCAAATAGCATTTACTTTTTATAATGGTACGTTAGACCGTTCACCGAGTCGTCACCAAGCGAAAGGTCGGTAGCATTTACGCTGTTTACCATTTTATCCGGATCATTGGAAAAGTCAATGTACATTTTTTCCACATGGTCCGTAGAGGTTACTCCTTTGTAAAGTGAATAATTCCCCTCACTTTGTACCACATCATTTTCTTTAATGGTATAGGTTCCTTCCGGTGTCAGTATAAGTTCGGCAGTCTTGCCGGTACTGGTAGGACTCTCATTTACATTCGGTCCGGTGGTGGCTATCCAGTCCCATGAGCCTACATACTGTTCATTCGAAAAATCATCGTCGCGGTTGGCGCAGGATACAGTTGCTGATATAAGTACCGCTGGCAGAATGAATCGCGTAAAAAATGTTGCTAACGTTGTCATAGTGAGTAATTTTTATACTCAAATTTACTCAAATTATACAGCGCACTGCTTTGTTTGGGTGATGAATCGCCGAATTGTGACAGGAATCATGAAATGACGCCGTTCAATATCATTCCTGTTCCCGGATTTATCTGCTTCAGCCTTAATTTGTTGGTTCTTAAATAGAATTAAATTAAAGTTTAGCCTTCAGAAAAACGAGAAATTTGTAATATTACGCTCCTAATTGAAGATGTATGAATGAAACACTATCAGTGGCAGAATTTTTTGAAAAACTCATTTTAACCGCAAATAATCTTATCTGGTCCAATGCATTAATCGTCCTGTGTATAGGAACCGGTATTTACTTCAGTATCCGTACTAAATTTGTGCAGGTCCGGTTTATGAAAGACATGATTAAACAGTTGTTTACCGAAGGTTCCACCGACAAAGGTGTTTCACCATTTCAGGCTTTTACCATTGCCATCGCGGGAAGGGTAGGTACCGGAAATATTGCCGGCGTGGCTACAGCTATTGCTATGGGAGGCCCGGGTGCGGTGTTCTGGATGTGGACCATTGCATTTCTGGGAAGTTCCACCGCATTTATAGAAGCGGTATTGGGCCAGATATATAAGGTGGAGAAAAACGGCAATTACCGGGGGGGTCCGGCGTATTATATTGAAAGAGGAATCGGCAAGAAATGGTATGCAGCGCTTTTTGCAGTATGCACAATTGTGGCATGCGCACTTTTCCTTCCGGGGGTACAGTCCAACAGTATAGCACAGAGTATGAACAGTGCTTTTGGGTTCGATAAGCTGTGGGTGGGCCTGGCAGTGGTATTTTTCCTTATCCTGATTATCATAGGCGATGTTAAACGTATCGGTAAATTTTCCGAACTGGCTGTTCCTTTCATGGCAGGCGCCTATATACTGATGGCACTGGTAATCATTGGACTGAACATTGAGCAGCTGCCAGCCATGCTTAAACTGATTATTTCATCAGCTTTTGGTGCTGAAGCTACATTTGGAGGCATAGTAGGTTCTGCCATTGCCTGGGGAGTAAAAAGAGGGATTTATTCCAATGAAGCCGGACAGGGAACCGCACCTCACGCCGCTGCAGCCGCAGCAACTACGCATCCTGCAAAACAGGGAATACTTCAGGCTTTCTCCGTTTATATAGACACTTTGTTTGTGTGTACCGCCACTGCCCTGATGATTCTTTTCACCGGAATGTACAATGTCAGTGACGGCAATGGTGGATTCCTGTATCAAAATCTGCCGGGAGTGGAAGAAGGACCGCTTTTCACCCAGGCTGCGATTTCAGCACATTTTCCTGCCTTAGGCCATGGATTTGTAGCCTTCGCTTTGCTGTTTTTTGCTTTTACAACCATACTCGCGTACTACTTCATCGCGGAATCCAACCTCTATTATCTCCGGAAGAAGAAAATGCATCCTCCAGTACTGTGGACCCTGCGTATTCTCTTCCTGATTAGTGTGGTATTCGGCGCAGTTACCACAGGTGGCAATGCATGGGCATTGGGTGATATTGGTGTTGGTCTGATGGCCTGGCTTAACTTAATCGCTGTTCTTATACTGCAGAAAAAAGCCCTGATTACACTTAAGGATTATGAAGAGCAGAAGAAAGCAGGCAAAGATCCTGTGTTTGAGCCGGAAAAGCTCGGGATAAAAAACACTTCTGAATGGTAAGGCATATTTCTGTGTTATAAAATGTAAAAGGCAGGTCATCGCGACCTGCCTTTTGTGTATCCAGTATATTTCTTTACGAAACCTCTACGCCATTCTCAACTTCGTTTTCGGGAGTTACGAAGGTCAGTTTACCGTCCGGTTTAGTGGCCAGTAAAAGCATACCCTGCGATTCTATACCCCTTATTTTTCTTGGTGCCAGATTCAATAATATCATTACCTGCTTTCCTACACATTCTTCCGGCGTGAAGCTCTCTGCAACACCTGAAACAACAGTGCGCACATCAACACCTGTATCCACGGTAAATTTGAGAAGTTTATCTGCTTTCTCCACTTTTTCAGCTGTAAGGATGGTTGCAGTCCTTAAATCTATCTTTGTAAAATCATCAAACTGGATTTCGTCTTTCATCGGGTTGGCTTTTGGGTTTGTTTTTTTATTGGATTCTTTAGTCTGCTCCAGTTTCTGGATTTGGAAATCTATCGTCTCATCTTCAATTTTTGAAAACAGAAGTCCGGCTTCATTAATCTGGTGTCCGCTTTCAATCATGAGATCGCGGTTCATAAGATCTTCCCATTTCTGTTGGTCACAATTGAACATTGTCAGAAGTTTTTCTGAACTGAAAGGCATGAACGGTTCACAAAACTGAGCCAAAGCTACAGCGATTTGTGCTGCATTGAAGAGTGAGTTGGCGGCCTTTTCCGGGTTTTCTTTTATTGTTTTCCACGGTTCCTCAATCTGTAGGAACTGGTTGCCGTAACGCGCCAGATTCATAAGTGCCGTAAGTGAATTCCTGAACTCAAACTTTTCCAGATAAGTTTCAATTTCGCTGCCAGCCTTTTTAATTTCCTGTTGCTCTGTTTCTCCAAGTTTACCGTCTGGAATAATTCCGTTATAGTATTTATGGATAAGCACAGCTACTCTGTTAATGAAGTTTCCGAAGATCCCTACAAGCTCTGAATTGTTCTTGGTCTGGAAGTCTTTCCACGTAAAATTATTGTCCTTGGTTTCCGGTGCGGACGATAGAAGCGCATATCTCAGTACATCCTGCTGTCCCGGGAATTCCTGTACATATTCATGAGCCCACACCGCCCAGTTGCGCGAGGTGGAAATTTTTTCATTTTCCAGGTTCAGAAATTCAAATGCGGGAACATTGGCAGGCATGATATAATTACCGTGGGCTTTCATCATTGCCGGGAAAATAATACAGTGAAATACAATATTATCCTTACCAATGAAATGGATCAGATCCGAATTTTCATTTTGCCAGTAATCTTTCCAGTCCTTACCGTTTTTCTCTGCCCATTCCTGTGTAAAAGTGATGTAGCCTATAGGAGCATCAAACCACACATAAAGAACTTTTCCGTCTGCATCCGGCAAAGGAACAGGAACGCCCCAGTTTAGGTCACGGGTCATGGCGCGGGGCTTCAGACCGTCAGTCAGCCACGATTTCACCTGCCCGTATACATTGGGTTTCCAGTCGTCCTTATGACCTTCAATAATCCACTCATTCAGGAAATCTTCATACTCATTCAGCGGTAAATACCAGTTTTTAGTCTC
This window encodes:
- the dnaA gene encoding chromosomal replication initiator protein DnaA; translation: MNENLVLIWEKCLQFMRDNLNAAEDSSNLKKLENSFDLLFDKVQPVSLVDNNLTLMVPSDFYKEYIEDNYLSLLSAALKKYIGKGVKLWYQVMENKPAGKEKPITVNVKGKSTPAPKPQETMPQHFSSDKIVNPFVVPGIQKINIDSNLKADFSFDSYVEGESNKFASTVAKSIAKRPGATAFNPLFLHGGYGVGKTHLGHAIGLEVKNTLPDKVVLYLSSEKFIQQFVSAAKAHKQTEFANFYQMVDVLIIDDIQFLSGKSATQDSFFHIFDYLHQNGKQIVLTSDRAPVDIMDIQERIVSRFKWGLAAEIKAPDFDTRRKIIIDKLSRDGIEIGDDMLDFLANEVKSSVRDLIGVINSVIAYSTIYKSDLTLELLKETISKISSTKKKVINIPYIQEVVCEYFGIERDQLLSKTRKREIALPRQLAMYFAKEYTNATFTKIGEEMGGKDHSTVMYACDTIKDVSKIDKEIKKYVKELTEKLKH
- a CDS encoding low molecular weight protein-tyrosine-phosphatase encodes the protein MKILVVCLGNICRSPLAEGILASKLPADFVVDSAGTISLHEGENPDKRAIAIGQNYGIDISAQRSRPIIKQDFQTYDHIYCMDRTVLHDVIELTESEEERARVSLFLEAAGLEINDFEVKDPYWSEMEGFEEAFGILDQASERISKKLTHQI
- a CDS encoding SAM-dependent methyltransferase; protein product: MLFLIPAYLSENSPVSYFAPAIKEYILKTDYFFVENEKTARKVIKFFAPEKKQADLKLYLLDKYSERSDLKDAQDLMKKGQDFVLLSEAGLPCIADPGNLMVKWCHENKIQVVPVNGPSSIILALIASGFNGQEFTFHGYLPIDRNEKKTKIQWLQSQVEKTGYSQIFMETPYRNNALFEDLCKFLPANSKLCIAANINDPEAEFIRTLTVKEWQKSKPELHKIPAVFVLGK
- a CDS encoding alanine/glycine:cation symporter family protein; translated protein: MNETLSVAEFFEKLILTANNLIWSNALIVLCIGTGIYFSIRTKFVQVRFMKDMIKQLFTEGSTDKGVSPFQAFTIAIAGRVGTGNIAGVATAIAMGGPGAVFWMWTIAFLGSSTAFIEAVLGQIYKVEKNGNYRGGPAYYIERGIGKKWYAALFAVCTIVACALFLPGVQSNSIAQSMNSAFGFDKLWVGLAVVFFLILIIIGDVKRIGKFSELAVPFMAGAYILMALVIIGLNIEQLPAMLKLIISSAFGAEATFGGIVGSAIAWGVKRGIYSNEAGQGTAPHAAAAAATTHPAKQGILQAFSVYIDTLFVCTATALMILFTGMYNVSDGNGGFLYQNLPGVEEGPLFTQAAISAHFPALGHGFVAFALLFFAFTTILAYYFIAESNLYYLRKKKMHPPVLWTLRILFLISVVFGAVTTGGNAWALGDIGVGLMAWLNLIAVLILQKKALITLKDYEEQKKAGKDPVFEPEKLGIKNTSEW
- the metG gene encoding methionine--tRNA ligase — its product is MSDRKMITAALPYANGPVHIGHLAGVYIPADVYARFQRRLGKDVAFICGSDEHGIPITIRAKKEGVTPQDIVDQYHEVIKKSFSDLGISFDEYSRTTSKKHHEVSQDFFKTLYDKNKFTEEVSEQYFDEKAGEFLADRYIVGTCPKCSNEGAYGDQCEKCGATLSPAELINPKSMLSGNVPVLKETKNWYLPLNEYEDFLNEWIIEGHKDDWKPNVYGQVKSWLTDGLKPRAMTRDLNWGVPVPLPDADGKVLYVWFDAPIGYITFTQEWAEKNGKDWKDYWQNENSDLIHFIGKDNIVFHCIIFPAMMKAHGNYIMPANVPAFEFLNLENEKISTSRNWAVWAHEYVQEFPGQQDVLRYALLSSAPETKDNNFTWKDFQTKNNSELVGIFGNFINRVAVLIHKYYNGIIPDGKLGETEQQEIKKAGSEIETYLEKFEFRNSLTALMNLARYGNQFLQIEEPWKTIKENPEKAANSLFNAAQIAVALAQFCEPFMPFSSEKLLTMFNCDQQKWEDLMNRDLMIESGHQINEAGLLFSKIEDETIDFQIQKLEQTKESNKKTNPKANPMKDEIQFDDFTKIDLRTATILTAEKVEKADKLLKFTVDTGVDVRTVVSGVAESFTPEECVGKQVMILLNLAPRKIRGIESQGMLLLATKPDGKLTFVTPENEVENGVEVS